One window of the Eucalyptus grandis isolate ANBG69807.140 chromosome 8, ASM1654582v1, whole genome shotgun sequence genome contains the following:
- the LOC104457216 gene encoding probable galacturonosyltransferase-like 1 yields MPKLTAPPLLLLLPLLLFHLLYIAPTTNAASAAAHRRFKEAPKFYNSRDCPSLTSADICSPGAVHVAMTLDAAYLRGSMAAILSALQHSSCPENLCFHFAVAASAAAADLDYLRRAVTATFPYLCFGVYTFDDAAVAGLISTSIRSALDRPLNYARNYLAELLPPCVRKVVYLDSDLILVDDVAKLAATPLDGDAVLAAPEYCNANFTSYFTPTFWANPSLSLTFEGRRACYFNTGVMVIDREKWREGDYTTKIVEWMELQKRMRIYELGSLPPFLLVFAGRIAPVDHRWNQHGLGGDNFRGLCRDLHPGPVSLLHWSGKGKPWVRLDANRPCPLDALWAPYDLLESRFAIES; encoded by the coding sequence ATGCCTAAGCTCACTGCTCcgcccctcctcctcctgctccccCTCCTCCTATTCCACCTCCTCTACATAGCACCGACCACCAatgccgcctccgccgccgcccatcggcGGTTCAAAGAAGCCCCCAAGTTCTACAACTCCCGCGATTGCCCCTCCCTCACTTCTGCCGACATCTGCTCCCCCGGTGCCGTCCATGTAGCCATGACCCTTGATGCCGCCTACCTCCGCGGTTCCATGGCCGCTATCCTCTCCGCCCTCCAGCACTCCTCGTGCCCCGAGAACCTGTGCTTCCacttcgccgtcgccgcctccgccgccgcggccgACCTCGACTACCTCCGCCGTGCAGTCACTGCCACCTTCCCGTACCTCTGCTTCGGTGTCTACACATTCGACGATGCCGCTGTCGCCGGCCTGATATCCACCTCCATACGCTCCGCCCTCGACCGCCCGCTCAACTATGCCCGCAACTACCTTGCGGAGCTCCTCCCGCCGTGCGTTCGCAAGGTGGTCTACCTGGACTCCGACCTAATCCTCGTCGACGACGTTGCGAAGCTCGCTGCCACCCCACTCGATGGTGACGCCGTCCTCGCCGCGCCGGAGTACTGCAACGCCAACTTCACCTCCTACTTCACTCCCACCTTCTGGGCAAACCCTAGCCTGTCCCTCACGTTCGAAGGAAGGAGAGCCTGCTACTTCAATACCGGGGTCATGGTGATTGACCGAGAGAAATGGCGCGAAGGTGACTACACAACCAAGATCGTGGAGTGGATGGAGCTTCAAAAGAGGATGAGAATTTACGAGCTGGGGTCGTTGCCGCCCTTCTTGCTCGTCTTCGCTGGTCGCATCGCACCGGTCGATCACCGGTGGAACCAACATGGGCTCGGGGGGGACAACTTCAGAGGGCTGTGTCGGGACCTGCACCCCGGTCCGGTGAGCCTCCTCCATTGGAGCGGGAAGGGCAAGCCGTGGGTCCGCCTCGATGCAAACCGGCCGTGCCCGTTGGACGCGTTGTGGGCTCCCTACGATCTGCTCGAGTCACGGTTCGCGATCGAgtcttaa